The nucleotide sequence GTGATCGGAGATTTGTTTTTTACAAAAACGTATCCAACAACCTGGTTTGTATTAGCTATTCTTTTCGTAAGTTCATTCATTTTATATAAAACAAGGTTTGGACTTCGTTTACGATCTTGTGGTGAATATCCTCAAGCTGCTGAAGCAGCAGGGATCAATGTCAGGAGAGTCCGTTACAGCGGGGTACTAATCTCTGGAGCTTTCGCCGGATTGGGCGGAGCCTTGATTATCGTCACACAGTCAGGTGAATTCACAGGGACCGTTGCAGGTCTGGGCTTCCTTGCCCTGGCTTCCTTGATTTTCGGTCAGTGGAAACCGCTTGGTGTGCTGGCAGCGACATTCTTCTTTGGATTTGCCAGTACGATTGCAAACGTGTCTCAAGTAATTCCTGAGTTGGCTGTTATTCCGCCAATCTTGTTGAAAATTTTCCCTTATGTAGTGACACTTATCGCACTCGTTATCTTCTCTAAGTCATCACAAGCACCAAAGGCTGTCGGAGAAACTTTTGATAGTGGAAAACGCTAAGCTTGTATACTGTTAAAAGAGGTGCCTACAATCAGGTACCTCTTTTATTGTCTTTTCGTATTTCTCCATTTTATTGATGATCAATTTTCGGATAAAATATCTGAAGAAATTAAATATTCTTTTTAGAATAAATCTTCCATATGTGTTAATATAAAGGAAAAGTTTGTTAAAAATAATATCGTCAAGAGGGCATGAATATGAAGCTATCATTATATTTGGACGATCGTGAAACGGAAAAAATCTTTTCTTATTTACGCTGGATATTCTTGTTGGTAGGGATTCTAGTATTCTATTTTCCCCCTCTGGCGGACAGGCTTAATTTTACCGAGGAAACTTTTCCCTTATTGCTGTCAATAGGATTTGTCTACATGACCGTCACTCAGGTTGCTTTGCTTAAAATGTCAGCGGGAAACGAGTATTTCAATTTACTTACGAAGGCCGGCATCGTTTTCGATTATATTGCGTTAATGTGGCTGCTTGCCTTGACAAATGGAGTCATGTCCCCGCTTTTTCCGATTGCTTATTTGGTCGTAATGCATGCGACGATTTACTGGCGGACGAAAGGGGCCATTTTGTCCTCGATTTCGTTGACAGCAGGATACTCAGCTATTTTTGCCTTACAGGCCCAATTTGATTTTAATACAACATTTGTCTTTATTTTAAATCTCGTTTTTATATGGATCATCGGTGTGTTTGGATCGTTACTCGTGATACGGGAAAGGAAGCATCTGAAACAAAAAGAAATTTTTCATGAGCTGATGTTCACGGACTATTTAACAGGCTTATACAATCATCGGCATTTCCAGGAACAGCTAAGAATTATGACATGTGAACGGCAAAATTTCTTGCTGGTTATGGGTGATATCGATCACTTTAAACAAATTAATGACCAGTTTGGTCATTTGACTGGAGATGAAATTCTTAAAAAAATAGGAAGGATTTTTCGGGATTTGGCCGATGAATATGATGCACAGGCTTTCCGTTATGGTGGTGAAGAATTTGCTTTTCTATTGCCGGCCATCGAGGAAACCAGGCAAATTCGCTTTTTTGATGACCTTTATGCGAGGATATCTTCTGAAAAATTCACCGAAGATTGCATCATTGTCACAATGAGCTTTGGGATTGCTGCTTCAAAAGGTGGAGCTTTGCCAGATAAACTTCTTGGCTACACAGACCAGCTTTTGTACAGCGCAAAGGCAAACGGAAAAAACCAGGCTAAATTTGAAACTGGTTATACATATTCTTTTTCGAAAGCGAAAGAAGAAATTGCCGCTTCCAGCGAATAAAAGCTTCCCATATGGGAAGCTTTTGCCGTATGAGCTGCCAATTCCTTGAATTAGCCTGAAGGTGAAAGGTATAGTTAGAGTATATTTATTGGAATATTAAATATAGACTTCACAACGTATACATAAT is from Mesobacillus boroniphilus and encodes:
- a CDS encoding GGDEF domain-containing protein, which translates into the protein MKLSLYLDDRETEKIFSYLRWIFLLVGILVFYFPPLADRLNFTEETFPLLLSIGFVYMTVTQVALLKMSAGNEYFNLLTKAGIVFDYIALMWLLALTNGVMSPLFPIAYLVVMHATIYWRTKGAILSSISLTAGYSAIFALQAQFDFNTTFVFILNLVFIWIIGVFGSLLVIRERKHLKQKEIFHELMFTDYLTGLYNHRHFQEQLRIMTCERQNFLLVMGDIDHFKQINDQFGHLTGDEILKKIGRIFRDLADEYDAQAFRYGGEEFAFLLPAIEETRQIRFFDDLYARISSEKFTEDCIIVTMSFGIAASKGGALPDKLLGYTDQLLYSAKANGKNQAKFETGYTYSFSKAKEEIAASSE
- a CDS encoding ABC transporter permease codes for the protein MWSIIEQIFPYAIIFTIPLLITALGGLFSERSGIVNIALEGLMVIGAFSGALSIHYMSGVLDNHTLVLWLGLLAAVLAGMLFSILHAFASINLNANQIISGTAINLIATALTVFLARNITGSGNIRISSGFSPSNVPFLSDIPVIGDLFFTKTYPTTWFVLAILFVSSFILYKTRFGLRLRSCGEYPQAAEAAGINVRRVRYSGVLISGAFAGLGGALIIVTQSGEFTGTVAGLGFLALASLIFGQWKPLGVLAATFFFGFASTIANVSQVIPELAVIPPILLKIFPYVVTLIALVIFSKSSQAPKAVGETFDSGKR